The proteins below come from a single Deinococcus humi genomic window:
- a CDS encoding patatin-like phospholipase family protein, with the protein MSAPHVLASQPPDVDLVFEGGGIKGIALVGALEVLTAHGYRALRVAGTSAGAIVAALYVAGYTPEELRDDLLSFAFSSLRDTGWEDRVPVVGPLLSLGLDFGLYEGEALADWVRERLLRRGVQTFADLPTFEGQCRLQVVVSDVTERRILLLPRDAARLGVSPDELEVAAALRMSASLPLYFEPVRWRHPQTGREHLLVDGGLLSNFPVWAFDVPGTPRWPTLGLLLVDEHPRDALGGELLPPESGLTDYLKSLVSTVLQARDRQYLESADFVRTVAIPNLGVGTTEFDLSPERALALYTSGREAAVHFLET; encoded by the coding sequence ATGTCTGCCCCACACGTGCTCGCTTCCCAGCCGCCTGACGTGGATCTGGTCTTCGAGGGTGGGGGCATCAAGGGCATTGCGCTGGTCGGCGCCCTCGAGGTCCTGACTGCACACGGTTACCGGGCGCTACGGGTGGCCGGCACCTCGGCGGGGGCCATCGTGGCGGCCCTTTACGTGGCGGGCTACACGCCGGAGGAGTTGCGCGACGATCTGCTGTCGTTTGCGTTCTCCAGCTTGCGCGATACCGGCTGGGAGGACCGCGTGCCCGTGGTTGGACCACTGCTGAGCCTCGGCCTGGACTTCGGACTCTACGAAGGGGAAGCCCTCGCAGACTGGGTGCGGGAGCGGCTGCTGCGGCGCGGCGTGCAGACTTTTGCCGATCTGCCGACCTTTGAGGGCCAGTGCCGCTTGCAGGTGGTCGTCTCTGACGTGACCGAGCGCCGCATTCTGCTGTTGCCCCGTGACGCAGCTCGGCTAGGCGTATCGCCGGATGAACTGGAGGTTGCTGCTGCGCTGCGCATGAGCGCCAGCTTGCCGCTTTACTTTGAGCCGGTGCGCTGGCGCCATCCCCAGACGGGCCGTGAACACCTGCTGGTAGATGGCGGCTTGCTGTCGAACTTTCCGGTGTGGGCCTTCGACGTGCCAGGCACGCCACGCTGGCCGACCCTGGGCCTGCTGCTGGTGGATGAACACCCGCGTGACGCCCTGGGCGGCGAGCTGCTGCCACCCGAGTCGGGCCTGACCGATTACCTGAAAAGCCTGGTGTCCACGGTATTGCAGGCGCGGGACCGTCAGTATCTGGAATCGGCGGATTTCGTTCGTACCGTTGCAATTCCCAACCTGGGCGTGGGCACCACCGAGTTCGACCTGTCGCCCGAGCGTGCGCTGGCGCTGTACACCTCTGGCCGCGAGGCTGCCGTGCATTTTCTGGAGACCTGA